In one Candidatus Palauibacter australiensis genomic region, the following are encoded:
- a CDS encoding prolyl oligopeptidase family serine peptidase — protein sequence MKFSPKLRPPAASRVASWTAAAAVALAATPALQAQGLARFEPAPARDNAFALTLESIMQGSEHVGQAPVGVSWSDDGEWIYFRWLPGGAEWHEQRALYRVRSTGGTPERVDDEEELRLGPILAPGDVSPDGRWRVTSSGGDLYLIERDGAATRRLTHTEDAEMSPVFSGDGASIFFRRGNNLFAFDIDDGEIRQLTAVGGPEQPEDPEAEGHKAFLEEQQRELFEHIRVQEIREERAEERRELREAGQRETLHLAQGERAQSIIADPTGTWIAVTATRGTFNDGGRRTDIPLWITESGYTENTEMRPKVGDEQGESRLAVVHAETGEATWLDLTGDGSGSGSEEAEAGSDDEDDADVDTAADGSESDDRLAVASFAGWNDAGSHGLVFAVDYDYKTWRLYAYEAASGELTLLDSHHDEAWVGGPCFGSQGAGCIGWLPAEAAGDVPRAWYVSEETGYSHLYAIDADGGDREALTAGEWEVLGATIPDGWDAFLLQTSELSPFDQHPWRMDFDGSGRVQLLEGAGSFTVTPSPDGRRFAVLHSRANRPPELYLADAAPAAAMSQVTTSPTETWLGFPWLLPEIVHFEARDGTPVPARIYRPADFGVEPNGAGVIFVHGAGYLHNVHNWWSNYYREYMFHHFLAAQGYTVLDIDYRGSAGYGRDWRTAIYRHMGGWDLSDQVDGAAYLVREEGVDPDRMGIYGGSYGGFITLMALFTAPESFAAGGALRSVTDWAHYNHWYTSRILNLPHEDEEAYRQSSPIYFAEGLEGHLLIAHGMYDTNVHFSDVVRLAQRLIELGKENWEMAVYPVENHGFAEPSSWTDEYRRIYELFERVIGGGRGASANGEGG from the coding sequence GTGAAGTTCTCCCCGAAGCTCCGCCCCCCCGCCGCGTCGCGCGTCGCTTCGTGGACCGCCGCGGCCGCGGTCGCGCTGGCGGCCACGCCGGCCCTACAGGCGCAGGGTCTCGCCCGCTTCGAGCCGGCCCCCGCGCGCGACAACGCCTTCGCGCTCACGCTCGAGTCCATCATGCAGGGCTCCGAGCACGTCGGGCAGGCGCCCGTCGGCGTGAGCTGGTCCGACGACGGCGAGTGGATCTACTTCCGCTGGCTCCCGGGCGGCGCCGAGTGGCACGAGCAGCGCGCCCTCTACCGGGTCCGTTCGACCGGCGGCACGCCGGAGCGCGTCGATGACGAGGAAGAGTTGCGCCTCGGCCCCATCCTGGCGCCGGGCGACGTGTCCCCGGATGGCCGCTGGCGCGTCACGTCCTCCGGCGGAGACCTCTATCTCATCGAGCGGGACGGCGCCGCGACCCGGCGGCTCACCCACACCGAGGACGCCGAGATGAGTCCCGTCTTCTCCGGCGACGGCGCCTCCATCTTCTTCCGGCGCGGGAACAACCTCTTCGCCTTCGACATCGACGACGGCGAGATCCGGCAGCTCACCGCGGTGGGCGGGCCCGAGCAGCCCGAAGACCCCGAGGCGGAGGGGCACAAGGCCTTCCTCGAGGAGCAGCAGCGAGAGCTGTTCGAACACATCCGCGTGCAGGAGATCCGGGAGGAGCGTGCCGAGGAGCGCCGGGAACTCCGCGAGGCCGGACAGCGCGAGACCCTGCACCTCGCGCAGGGCGAGCGCGCGCAGTCGATCATAGCCGATCCCACCGGCACGTGGATCGCGGTCACCGCGACCCGCGGCACCTTCAACGATGGCGGCCGGCGCACCGACATCCCGCTCTGGATCACGGAGTCCGGCTACACCGAGAACACCGAGATGCGTCCCAAGGTGGGCGACGAACAGGGTGAGTCCAGGCTCGCCGTGGTCCACGCCGAGACGGGCGAAGCCACCTGGCTCGACCTGACGGGAGACGGCTCGGGATCGGGTTCGGAGGAGGCGGAGGCCGGTTCGGACGACGAGGACGACGCCGACGTCGACACCGCGGCGGACGGCTCCGAATCCGACGATCGCCTCGCCGTCGCGAGCTTCGCGGGCTGGAACGACGCGGGCTCCCACGGCCTCGTGTTCGCCGTGGACTACGACTACAAGACGTGGCGCCTCTACGCCTACGAAGCGGCTTCCGGCGAACTCACGCTCCTCGATTCGCACCACGACGAGGCGTGGGTCGGCGGTCCCTGCTTCGGCTCCCAGGGCGCCGGCTGCATCGGCTGGCTCCCGGCGGAGGCGGCGGGCGACGTGCCGCGCGCCTGGTACGTGAGCGAGGAGACGGGGTACTCCCACCTGTACGCGATCGACGCCGATGGCGGCGACAGGGAGGCGCTCACGGCCGGCGAGTGGGAGGTGCTCGGCGCGACGATCCCGGACGGATGGGACGCCTTCCTCCTCCAGACGAGCGAACTCTCCCCCTTCGACCAGCACCCGTGGCGCATGGACTTCGACGGCTCCGGCCGCGTCCAGCTCCTCGAGGGAGCGGGCTCGTTCACCGTCACGCCGTCGCCCGACGGGCGTCGCTTCGCCGTCCTCCATTCGCGCGCGAACCGGCCGCCCGAACTCTACCTCGCCGATGCCGCGCCGGCCGCCGCGATGTCGCAGGTCACGACCTCCCCCACCGAGACATGGCTCGGCTTCCCCTGGCTCCTGCCCGAGATCGTGCACTTCGAGGCCCGCGACGGCACGCCGGTGCCCGCCCGCATCTACCGGCCCGCCGACTTCGGCGTTGAACCCAACGGGGCCGGCGTCATCTTCGTCCACGGGGCGGGGTACCTGCACAACGTCCACAACTGGTGGTCGAACTACTACCGCGAATACATGTTCCACCACTTCCTGGCGGCCCAGGGCTACACGGTGCTCGACATCGACTACCGCGGCTCCGCCGGCTACGGGCGCGACTGGCGCACGGCGATCTACCGGCACATGGGCGGCTGGGACCTCTCCGACCAGGTCGACGGCGCCGCGTACCTCGTCCGCGAGGAGGGCGTCGACCCCGACCGCATGGGGATCTACGGCGGGTCCTACGGCGGCTTCATCACGCTCATGGCGCTCTTCACGGCGCCGGAGTCCTTCGCGGCGGGCGGCGCGCTCCGCTCGGTGACCGACTGGGCGCACTACAACCACTGGTACACGAGCCGCATCCTCAACCTCCCCCACGAGGACGAGGAGGCGTACCGCCAGTCCTCCCCCATCTACTTCGCCGAGGGCCTTGAGGGACACCTCCTCATCGCGCACGGGATGTACGACACGAACGTGCATTTCTCCGATGTCGTGCGCCTCGCCCAGCGTCTCATAGAACTGGGGAAGGAGAACTGGGAGATGGCCGTGTACCCGGTGGAAAACCACGGTTTCGCGGAGCCCTCGTCGTGGACCGATGAATACCGGCGCATCTACGAGTTGTTCGAGCGCGTGATCGGCGGCGGCCGCGGGGCGTCGGCGAACGGGGAGGGTGGCTGA